The Terriglobia bacterium genome window below encodes:
- a CDS encoding P-II family nitrogen regulator → EYSVTLLPKVKIEVVIPDERANEILKTIIATARTGEIGDGRVFVLNVEDGYNVRTGERDVM, encoded by the coding sequence GGAGTACAGCGTAACCCTGCTTCCCAAGGTCAAGATCGAAGTTGTCATTCCCGACGAACGCGCAAACGAAATCCTCAAGACCATCATCGCGACGGCGCGCACCGGCGAGATCGGCGACGGGCGTGTGTTTGTGTTGAACGTGGAAGACGGCTACAACGTCCGCACCGGCGAACGGGACGTCATGTAG